The following is a genomic window from Mya arenaria isolate MELC-2E11 chromosome 4, ASM2691426v1.
AGTGTGTGTGGACCACATGGTGCTTGTACAAACTCGAGTATTCTGTGAATCTCTTCCCGCAACCAAGAACTGTACACACATACGGCTTCTCACCTGGAATATGTAATACagaattaatatttaacatttgtcaTGCCTACTTAAGTAAAGTGTTGCAAAcacaatattgtatatattaagaATGATAGGCAGTTAAAATTTATAAGGTTAACTTTACCATACAACTCATCTTTCTCGTTCCTGCATAACACtgtatttgaagaaaaaatgtaaataatacaaatatccCATAAGACTTACCTGTGTGTATCCTCACATGGTTTTTGTAGTTTGTGGCCGATGCAAATGATCTGCCACAGTCTTCCTCAGGACAGATGTAAGGACGTTCACCAGTGTGAGTGCGAATGTGAACTTTCCGGATGTTTGAGGTTGTAAAAGACCGATCACAACCAACAAACGGACATTTGAATGGCCTTTCACCTgcaaattcaaaatattgaaaatgtaatattcatttttgaacTAAGCTTAATTTCTGTTCCTTGTTACATGAAACTTGTTCCTCTTGAACTATGCAGACTAATTGTAGTTGTTAGTTATCATACAAATATCACAAAACTATTCTTAAAAACAAGCAGAACTTTGAATCCACATTGtagaattataaaatatgaactgTATGCACATACCAGTGTGTGTACGAACATGTTTTTGTAGATCGCCAGATGTTTTGAATGCTTTGTCACAGTTCTGCTGTGGACACTTGTATGGTTTCTCGCCTGTGTGAACACGCATGTGGGACTTGAGTCCGTATCCTGTGGCAAATGCCTTTCCACAGTGCTCATAGTCACACTTGAACGGTCGGTCTCCTGTGTGTGACCTCTCATGTACCTGCACATTATTTTTACTACAGTCCTTTAGACAATAACCGATTGATGTTTTTCAAAGCACTATTAATCTAAATTAGTTTTTCcagaaaacattttgtaagaAACACAtcaaatgcaatataaatgctGAAAACATTCCCGATTCGACTATATCTAAACAGCAGTTTAAGAAGTTTTCctatattaaaaagaataatgTTATCACCAGTACCCACCCTTAGGTGATGTAGGGTAGTGTAGTATCGCCCACATCCCTCAAACTTGCAGCGGTAACCTTTCTCCAGGATCAGCTGGCTCACCTTGTCACCATCAAAATTCTGTACCTGGGATGTACACATTTAACTTAAGGCTTTGAATATATTGGACATGTACCCAACGTCATTTTTACAGTTGGTAAATGTACCAATAGGAGAGCATATTTAAGACAGGATTAGATATCTGACAGacaccattttgttttaaataaatatatcaactgCCTGTTCAAAATCAATCAAGTACTTGTGATGTATGAtttgttaagaaatattaaCACTTTTGTCTAATATTCTGTCATTAATGTGTATACCGGTATGCAACAAACAAGGTAGCTCTGTCGTCATGGAACACCAAGGAAGGACATGGTTATAATGAagccatatgttttgtttgataattttacttaaatgacAATGGAAAGCTTCAAATTTACTATTACCTGcttgaaatattaaaaagttcAGCCATGACATTCTTACTAGGGTCATGGGTTTTGTACCAGACATGTCGTctttatgtttcaaacatctgTGACTTGTTAGTTCAAAATTCCTTTCTGTGCATAGCAAAGTCACAGCTGGATACAACCACCTATAATACATCTGCATTCATGCAGAATTCTAACCAGATTAACCTCTacgtatgaccttgaccttcaaagtTGGGAAGTAGGTCTGCACCGGACATGAAATACGGACAGAAGGACAGACAGTGTGATTTTAATATAGCTTTTGggaaaaaacattgataatacTGGTACTTCCTTAAAAGTTTAGACATCAAATGATATGCTATTGAAGAAAAAACTTGCAGGTAAAGGGATATAACTTAATAAGATATCAATGAAGAGATTAAAGCTGAATCTACACAAAATGTAAAGTCTTCAATAAGAACAGTaaagtaaacatgtttttatcttgACATGAGACTACAGTTATTCATTTGTATAGCATATGAACTAGAACATTCCCTACAATGGTTGTGGAGAGCCCAGGCTTCTTGTCATCTCCAGTGTTAGATACTGTCTCCTGGAAGGCCCCCACTGTAGCCACATGGCCAACCTTGCAAAACAAACAGGAATGAAATTTGAGTATTCAAAACTTTTTAGATTCAGTGTTAATATCAGTTCTCTAAAGTAATAATTTAATAGATGGGAAATAGAGTCTAAATTATATGAATTTGTCAAATGTTATAATCCCATTGCATTAGTCATTTTGTGTTCTTACAATCATGTACAGTGTAAACTATTAAATACTATACAGACAATATAAACATTACCATGTCTTCTTATCAGTATGAAACATGCAAAACTACAGTCTTCTTTGCTCCCTtcaaaaaatccttttttgacTAGTATTACCTGAGAATTATCATTGTTGAGGGGGTCGACAGTAAGAATGCCATTTGAGAGTACCCCTTGGACTGCAGAAACCTGTGTAGTGAGCTGGTCAAGGGTAAGGGTGGTCGGTTCAAAGCTCCGCCCCTCAACAAGACCACCCAGTGGGCTAGGCTGGGTCGCCAGGTATGCTGTTGTACCATCTTCCAATATAATTGCCTGCAGACCATCTTGAAACAACGGCAGTGGTATATTGATTCAAAACATAGTTATCACTCATAATGAGAACTGCCCCAAAGTCAGACTTGTGCCCAACACATATTAATGTGATAAacatttgtgcataaaaaacaagaaaGGACACAAAGAAGTTGTAACTATGCGCCACTCTTCAGAGGCATAAATATAGCAGCAATGCGAactttaatattcaaatatcaggataCATTTGGTATGTGGCCAGCCTAGATAAAGACTGACAGAGGTTCAATAACTGCTTTAGTAAAAAGATATTGATGATTGTTTCCACCCATTGttgaaatacattaataaaatcaGCAAGTAATCTGCCCAgattaaatgaacaaaaaatcaaaataaaaaactcATTACAATAAACTACAATTCTTAGTCACTAATGATCTGCTTACAAatctcttttaaaaaaaatgggaaaAGCAGAAAAGCCATCAAAAGTATGTGAGTACCTTTGACTGCTTGATTGATGAATGAGGTAGCAGGGTCCTCCAGAGAGCCATGCTGGGAAACAACAGGGTTTGAAACAGGGTCACCAGATCCCATGGAAGGAGCGCCCATGGAGGACAGCAGGTTCAAGGATGGAACTGCAAACACAAACAATCAGTGTCTTAGTGTGCTTGTTTCAAGGCATATGATTTCAACTACCACAGTCAGTTTGAACAGACACTCTTTACAATTTCtaacatcaacaaaataattaacttGTACAAAGAAAATTCAATGAAAAGGAAATAATCTGTCATTCTTAACTACTCATCTAtgactgacaaaaaataaatggtacCCTGGCTAGTAACCGCCTGAACAACTGCTGTAGTTCCATCCTCCAGTGTAATTGTTTGACCCTCAAGGAATTTAGCTCCAGCTGAAATATTCATactaaattaacaaaattgtacATGTTCTTACAAAAAACCAGATATAGAATTATTGTCAACATAAGACTTATTTTTACcagctttttttaaatactcatCTCATCTTTGACAATTCATATTAAATGCCAATCAACACAAAAATTCTATGAATTAATTCTAATGAAAGGAATTTTATCAAGAAACTAAAATGAAAGTTTCCTTACAAGGGTGCTGTATAAAGGCGGTGTTTCCGTCAGCGAGAGTAATGGCCTGTACAGTCTGTGTGGGTTGAGCTAGCACCTGGCTCCCAGCAAGCCCCACAGAATCCAGGTTAAGATTAATTGTTTGCTGGACACCAGCATGACCTGCTTCAGAACCCTGGAACACCGTAACCACAAGAACCAACTTAAGGGCAACTTCaacaaaataacatgtataaacttatgcaaaaataaaaaataaatcatttgtttgaaaCAAGGTAAATCATTAAAGCAAGTATTTTTctgatagttttttttttaaaagagctCACTTTTCCTGGCAGTTGTTTCTAAAAGAGTTTTTTCTGTTAGTTGTTTATCAAATGATTTCCTGCCTCAAGCATTCAAGCCACTTAGTGACTTACAAAAGGCAttcaatgatgtaataaaaattTGTTGGAATTTTGTAATCAAATTAgttgttttttagtttaaacactgTTAATTCTAGTGTTTaaattgtagaaattgtaaaacataggCTGATTTGGAAACAGGTCAAAAGAAATGATCAGCCACTAATGCAAACCCATGTTTTGGAAAAGTAgagttatacatatataataattagaTTAGTGACAGCCCTAGCGATGACATTAGCAGCCTAGTTTTATAATTCCCACAGAGCTGAACTTTAGTTTTAAGTTTGttgatattatataatttatgacCTTTCACAgtttgtttctaaaataaactatttcaattgaaaattttgactgtttttatttctgttggAAGCATATgtaataacaagagctgtcacagagacagcgcacACAAATATTCTGCAGCTTATAAGTTTAAGGATAGGAAAagtttggtgaaacatgcatacGGCTCTTTATAAATGTAGTTGTGCACTGCACACTTGAGTCCTAATGTGTCACAAAACAGTTTGATCagatcaaatttaaacaaatgtattatttatgtgTGAGCAGGTTCAGGTTTCCCAAATATTACAACACTAGTTTCTGgttttcaaattgttaaaatgttcctTTTTAGTAGATGATACTTAAAATGGAACTGCTTAaatactgatttaaaaaaacaacacccaaaGACTGATAAGTCACGGAAAAGAAAGAGTAAAAgagaatgaaaagaaaattactTGAAAGCAAAAGCGTAAAGGCATTTTTCTAAGAAATCttacttcatttaaaacatcaatcaTCAGATTAACAAAATAGTCCTATTTTTAGGCTAGGTTGATCTAGTTGTAATTTGGTCAGGTCTAGTAAAGTCTAAGACTCACTTGGTGATTCATGTAAATTGGATTGTTGAGTAATGTTGTATAATGTCTCAATGCAATAGATCAAGTAGTTGcagagatattatcctatgagTGCTAACACGCCAAACCTTCACTAGAATTTCggagttgaataataaaggcccatatttgcattatattcgtAAAAaggttatctaacttcattaatatAGGATTTGATGAATGTGACctcatatctaatgtttcaatgcaatacatgatgtatttgttGAGATAATGACTTTAAGGTGcttacatacaaaaccttaacGAAGACGCAGATGCCatggtgagtagtatagctctccttattctttgaatattcAAGCTAAAAAGGTAAtcaaattgatatgaaaatatatgcaCATGTTCTGGCACATAATAATACTTTGCTCAGGATGTCGAGCAATATCAATCTGTCCAAGAACTCCTGACATGTTACAACACAacaataaatttatcatttactTAAGTACCTCATCTGTAGATGTTGGCATCAAGAACTGTATGACATCATGGTCAGTTGCACCAGCCATGTCACTGGGCAGGTTAGCCGTCACTGCAATACTTCCATTTTCTTCAGTAAGCATGGTCGGCTCATTCCCTTCCACTGGCAAGATGTGGCTGTCTGACAACTCCCCGGTTGTCAACATACTGTGACCATTCCCATCTTAATAAGAAAGGTATTACAATAACATGAAATACTTACTGTTACAGTGAATAAAGAAAGGATTTACATTAATGATGccaaatgcattaaaaaaaacatagccCAACAAAGTTTCCTCTcctttgtttaaaagaaatgtaagtAAATGTTTCTGTTATATCTTAAATTTTTTTTTGATCAAAAGTAATATTCTTTAGCTGGAAAGCTCAGATTTTCAGTCCATAATTTAAGTTGAActtgtttttaatcatattatagAATACAAGAAGCTTTTGGAATGTAATCAACGAACCGTTTTCTTCCTTTATTTCATGTTGAACAGAGAGGTCTCCCTCCTCTCCTAAGATCTGATCTCCGCCAGCCTCCATGTCATGGCCTCCCAGGGATTGTTCATCATCTGTGCTGGATGACTTATAAACCTTAATACTCTCCGGCATCAGCTCAATGGTCTCCAACTGTGAATCACTATCTGCATGACTCCCTgaaaagtgaaagcatgttaaatataattctaaggaatgttctttaaaatgaatcaaGTTAACAACTTTGCATATGCAACATAGTATCAGTAATTCCAGCCGTTGTTAGTAATTGCAATAGATAATTAAGCATTCTGTATTCATGAAAATCAAGTTAAGTCAACTCAACTTACATAATACTTTAATGCTAACAGCTTCTCCTGCATCATGTATCTCCTGTTTGATGTCCGGGTGTGAGAGTTCGGACATAATGAGGTCATGTTCCCCCTCCTCCTGTAGTTCCTCCATAGCACACACGTACTAACACTTTTCTGTACTGGCCTATTTGAGgtataataacaaatatgaactggctagaaaaatattaaagctAATGGATTTAAAATTATGTACACACATGtttgaaagattaaaacaacaaaatacattcACCATTGTTTAAAGGAGAAACATTCTAACAGCAATATTGTATAccttaaaaaatcattcactCCAAAGCAGAGCGAATCAAGAATAGTGTGAATGAGTTTGATtacgaaaatatgttttacagcTAACTTTCGTTCGACtgcaaaaattaaatgattaccCTAAATCAATAAATTAGAGAAGAACAAATTAACTAGACAAACATTCTAGACAATCAAAATACAGCAAAACctattttaaaatgagaaatCAAACCGAAAGTAGGTCAACCAAATGCTTTGGTTACGAATTATTCTTTTAGTTTTACCTGCCCTCAGTAACGGAAGCCATTTTGAATAACTAAGCTTAATCTTTTCAATTACTTAATGtaccatttatataaaacaattcagCTGCATAATCAGACAGCTTTGCCAactcaaaacaaacattttaggaTCCAGgaccattgttttcatttttgacaAGGAACACTGGGAAAACTTACCCAAAAATCCCTAGCAAGTACCGCCATGCACTGCGACACTTTTACAGGGAACCAGTCAGCAGGAAAacagtaattattttatgttataacgGCGTAGAAAAAGTCGGTCAAATATTTCCAGAATATTGTAGTTAAGCTATGTTCCTTAAATATTGCTGCTAATTTAACCTATAGATGTTCACAGCACTCATTCTAACTGAATACTTTGGATATGCAATGGAAAAAACACAAATgatctgaaaaaataaaataaaattatttaataatgatgAAGTGGCGCCGGAAAGTGCCGCGAGTTGTATCATCAGCCGGCCCAGACTGATTACTATGCTGCTAAAATAGTACATGTGTCATAAATGTTACTATGAAAGAAACTAACTTGCTTGTAACAGATGAAATTATTATCTATAAAATAGTACACcgaaacataaacattttgtttgttatgttatatgttaGTTCAATTGTCAATATCACAGATCTGAGAAGGATAAGAGTCATCGCTATTTAACTGACTTACAAATGCCTGTACGCTATTTCACTAGAATATGTtcagtttttaaaacttataattttaATCTCAGATATGAAAACTGTGTAGATGTCATCATTTGCCATCAGTAAGAACAACTTTGAGGCAAGTCAGGTATGGAACAGCCtccaaaatgaaatatgttgctctcaaaactacctggaatttagaaggctgatccgCACTTGGACAGGGCTCacttgtaaataatattttataaattgaaaataaaaagaaattgagAATTAAGAGGTGCTTCACCGGAACATATTGTATCCTTTGTCCTAATAATTACCTCTTTAATTAAAGCAATTACCggttacaaatattttttctagcaagctgaagtaaaaaaagaaataagttaaaacatttttttaccaactacacatTATTATCCCATGGTGTAAATCCCATGTTCATAATGCTGCTTACAAATTggctgtttaaaatgtatatcattattattcttaatttatactctttaaagaactaaccattttacagtggtatgtgAACTAGCGGATCCGTGCacgtgtggactggccgtacagccggc
Proteins encoded in this region:
- the LOC128232519 gene encoding zinc finger protein 76-like, giving the protein MEELQEEGEHDLIMSELSHPDIKQEIHDAGEAVSIKVLWSHADSDSQLETIELMPESIKVYKSSSTDDEQSLGGHDMEAGGDQILGEEGDLSVQHEIKEENDGNGHSMLTTGELSDSHILPVEGNEPTMLTEENGSIAVTANLPSDMAGATDHDVIQFLMPTSTDEGSEAGHAGVQQTINLNLDSVGLAGSQVLAQPTQTVQAITLADGNTAFIQHPSGAKFLEGQTITLEDGTTAVVQAVTSQVPSLNLLSSMGAPSMGSGDPVSNPVVSQHGSLEDPATSFINQAVKDGLQAIILEDGTTAYLATQPSPLGGLVEGRSFEPTTLTLDQLTTQVSAVQGVLSNGILTVDPLNNDNSQVGHVATVGAFQETVSNTGDDKKPGLSTTIVQNFDGDKVSQLILEKGYRCKFEGCGRYYTTLHHLRVHERSHTGDRPFKCDYEHCGKAFATGYGLKSHMRVHTGEKPYKCPQQNCDKAFKTSGDLQKHVRTHTGERPFKCPFVGCDRSFTTSNIRKVHIRTHTGERPYICPEEDCGRSFASATNYKNHVRIHTGEKPYVCTVLGCGKRFTEYSSLYKHHVVHTHSKPYTCDRCGKTYRQTSTLAMHKRTAHGENVTAESEALLFQQQQQQQLQQQTKMQEEQMLGPDIESLEPLEKRPRLNFINTHEQTDEGEGALVINTSEQQQFAFVGGDGGVGVLANPLTDHTLLQQGGLAFTLGDNTQQVYVITDPAQLEALQQIAKHQLDTDGEDNPLLTPVTSSVQMPLDTTGMTMVTEIDMGTTSQSDIPPSAIINSAAPSVTCIDNI